A single genomic interval of Stieleria maiorica harbors:
- a CDS encoding MBOAT family O-acyltransferase, whose product MLFNSFDFFGFFVVVFLVQLVLPHRARNLFLLATSYFFYACWDWRFVGLMAASTVIDYVCSHKIHRSETTAWKRRFLSISLIANLSILGFFKYAGFFVDSWIALAASQGIELSTRTWNIILPVGISFYTFQTMSYTWDVYRGEMRPLKRFSDFALYVAFFPQLVAGPIERGKHLSPQIESGPRTSWQGVRSGVWMVTKGLFKKAVIADNLAPIVADSFGSESPHSLQVLIGVYAFAFQIYGDFSGYTDIARGVARMMGYALSLNFRLPYFATNPSEFWKRWHVSLSSFLRDYLYIPLGGNRAGTLRTYRNLLVTMLLGGLWHGAAWNFVIWGFYHGVLLILYERLSRTVRVSDAWLNRIYPIRLMVMFHLTCVGWLIFRAESTIELQTLFAGLFHYRPVSLEDCQAAWKLVLLAGPLLVLQAAKEYTKCLNFVPNLSPVPRLAICAGCVVAILTLGSFGKQEFIYFQF is encoded by the coding sequence ATGCTTTTCAACAGTTTCGACTTCTTCGGGTTTTTCGTCGTTGTCTTCCTGGTGCAGTTGGTCCTGCCGCATCGCGCACGAAATTTATTCTTGCTGGCCACCAGCTACTTCTTTTACGCGTGCTGGGACTGGCGATTCGTGGGGCTGATGGCCGCGTCGACCGTTATCGACTACGTCTGCAGCCACAAAATCCACCGAAGCGAAACAACCGCGTGGAAACGTCGGTTCCTGTCGATCAGCCTGATCGCCAACCTGTCGATCCTTGGGTTCTTCAAGTATGCGGGCTTCTTCGTCGATTCCTGGATCGCGCTTGCCGCAAGCCAAGGCATCGAACTGTCGACACGCACCTGGAACATCATTTTACCGGTCGGGATCAGTTTCTATACCTTCCAGACGATGAGCTACACCTGGGATGTTTATCGCGGAGAGATGCGACCGCTAAAACGTTTCTCCGATTTTGCGCTCTACGTCGCTTTTTTCCCACAATTGGTCGCCGGACCGATCGAACGCGGAAAACACCTTTCACCGCAAATCGAATCCGGGCCGCGAACGTCGTGGCAGGGAGTTCGGTCGGGCGTTTGGATGGTTACCAAAGGATTGTTCAAAAAGGCGGTGATCGCCGACAACTTGGCGCCGATCGTGGCAGACTCATTCGGCAGCGAATCGCCGCACAGCCTGCAAGTCTTGATCGGGGTCTATGCGTTTGCGTTTCAGATCTATGGTGATTTCTCGGGCTACACCGACATTGCACGCGGCGTCGCACGGATGATGGGATACGCGTTGTCGCTTAATTTTCGGTTGCCCTATTTTGCGACTAATCCGAGCGAGTTTTGGAAACGCTGGCACGTCAGTTTGTCGTCTTTCTTACGCGACTACCTGTACATCCCGTTGGGCGGAAATCGCGCAGGAACGCTACGAACCTATCGCAATCTGTTGGTCACCATGTTGCTGGGCGGACTCTGGCACGGTGCGGCATGGAATTTTGTCATTTGGGGATTTTATCACGGCGTGCTCTTGATCCTCTACGAACGACTGTCACGCACGGTCCGTGTCTCGGACGCCTGGTTAAACCGAATCTATCCGATCCGTTTGATGGTGATGTTTCATTTGACATGCGTCGGCTGGCTGATCTTTCGAGCGGAGTCCACGATAGAACTTCAAACGCTGTTCGCGGGGCTGTTTCATTATCGACCGGTATCGCTGGAAGACTGCCAAGCGGCGTGGAAGTTGGTTTTGCTGGCCGGACCGCTGTTGGTTCTTCAAGCTGCCAAGGAATACACCAAGTGCCTGAACTTTGTCCCCAACCTTTCGCCGGTTCCGAGGTTGGCAATCTGTGCCGGGTGTGTCGTTGCGATCCTGACCCTGGGTTCCTTCGGTAAACAAGAATTTATCTACTTTCAGTTTTGA